DNA sequence from the Bacteroidota bacterium genome:
ACGCAGGAAAAAGACTGAAAAGTGATCACGCCGGCGTAATTTTCTACAAATGAGCCGTTCAGGATGCGTCAGCTTTCAATTCACGATTCAGCCACGCGCGGGCAAAGCGCCAATCTCTGCGCACGGTGGGCACAGATAGACTGAGGATTTCTGCAACCTCTTCGTGTGTCAAACCACCAAAGTATCTCAGTTCAACCACTTTGGCCTGGCGTTCATTTAGTCTTTCCAGTTGTTGAAGGGCTTCATCCAGCGCAAGCAAATGTTCAGATCGCGCTTCTTTGATGACAAAGTCTTCAAGGAAGGTTTGCGGTGCAACACCTCCACCACGTTTTTCAGCCTGATGCTGTTTTGCGTAGTTGATCAGAATACGTCGCATGACCAGCGACGCGACGCCAAAAAAATGGCCGCGGTTTTGCCAGTCAACCTGTTGCTGTCCGACCAGCTTGAGGTACGCTTCATGGACAAGTGCTGTGGTATTTAATGTGTGGTTACCGCGCTCATTTTTCAGGTATCGGTGTGCCCGTTCATGCAGGTCATTATAAATGAGCGGCATGATAGCATTCAGCGCATCTGTATCACCAGAGGCAATATCAGACAACAACTGGGTTATTTCTTTTGGGGCTTCAGACATGGGCGGAAGGATAGCAGATCTACACTACTATTCGTTACTGTTAAACACACACCCGCAGAGTTGCTACAACTGGTACTTAAAGTAGGTATTTGGGGCCAAAATAGCCATAATCTGCCTGGGCACCGGGTACGGGTAAAATGCTTTTTTCTGAAGAATCACATCTTTTTTTGCTACATCGTGGGCACTTCGGGCAGATAATTGCGCATTAGCAAATAAGCCCTGGATAATCTCAAATTGATTTTGCCATTGAGAAAAGAAATGGTACACGTTATGACCAAGGATATATCCCGTATTTTAGAAAGCGGCAAAGCACAACTGGCGGATCGCGCGCGTACCCTGCCGCCGGCTTTTCAACGCCAGGAACCCGTTCGCCTTGCCCATGCCCCCTGGCCCGGTGCGCCCCTGAACATTTCAGCAGGGCTCGAACCTTTCGAATCGCCGCTCGATGCGCAGACCGCCGGCCATTTGCTCCGCCGTACCCAGTTTGGGGCGCCCATAGACCAGATTAACGGACTGATTGGCACCGGAGCCAGCGATGCCGTTGATGGCATCATCGCTGCGGCCCTCGATACAACGGCAACTCCTTTTCCTGAAAAGCCGGCATGGGCAGACGAAATTCCGCCTTTTAATGGGACGCAGGAAGAGATTGATGCTTTTGTGGCCAATAACATTGCCTGGCTTTATGAATTCCAGGATGAATGGTTTGCGCTACTTATGTCGGTTGGATTACGCGAGCGAATGACACTTTTTTGGCATAATCATTTTGCCACGCAATACGACGACTACTTCCTGGCCATGCACGCGTACCGCTACCTGAAACTGATGCGCGAAAATGCTTTTGGCAACTTGAAAGACTTTGTGCGGGCAGTTGGCAAAGATCCTGCGATGCTCGAGTACCTCGACGGGAATACAAACCGCGTGGGAGAGCCCAATGAAAATTATGGGCGTGAATTGCTTGAGCTGTTTACCATGAGCCCGAAAGACAGCGCCGGCAACGACAATTACTCCCAGCAAGACATCGTGGAAGCCGCACGTGCGCTCACGGGCTGGATCATCGATTACATCAACCATGTTGGTGTTTTTAATCCGAGTCGTTTTGACGATGGCGAAAAGACCATTCTGGGCCAGACAGGGAATTGGGGATACGACGATGTAGTTGATATCATTTTCCAGGAGCGGGGTACCGAGACAGCCTATTTCATCTGCGAGAAGCTGTACAAAGAATTTGTATACGCTGTCCCTGATCCGGTTATCGTTGATGAATTGGCGCAAGATCTGTTAATCGCCAATTTTGAAATTGAGCCCGTGCTCACTCGCTTGTTGAAAAGTGCACATTTTTTCGATGCAGCCGTCATCGGCGCCCAATTGAAAAGTCCGATAGCCATGGTTACGGGGATGCCGGTTGATGTTGGTCAGGAGTCTACGCCTGAGCAGCTAGCTTTTCTGCGTCTAGCGGCAATATTCCTGCAGCAAGACCTGTTAAATCCGCCCAACGTCGCCGGCTGGCCCGGGTACCGCACGTGGATTTCCACAACTTCGCTCCCTATCCGTTTGCTTCTCTCTGATCTCATTCTTTTTGGTAATAATGGGGAAGACCTGGTCGACATGACCCCCATCGTAGCACAGTTGCCCGGAGCAAATTCCCCAAACGCAGCCTTTGAACTTCCTGTAGCACTGGCTTCGTATCTATTGCCTGTGCCATTGGATACCCTCGATATCGGGACAGTCACTGAAGTTTTTGGTGGTGACCTGGTCAATTTCCCTATTCCCGAGGAGGTATTAAACGGGCCGGCCTATGCTATCGACCTGGCCAAAATTTTCCTGGCCGGCGTGCCCTGGTACGAATGGGACCTTTCTGCTGATATCGCACCCATATTGTTGGCGCTCTACGCCCGCTTCCTCACGCAACGCCCTGAATTTCAGTTGGCCTGATTTCCGGTTGGTGGTTCTGCATGTTGAAAATTAAAAGTGACAAATCCCTGTGTAAAAAATCTACAACAGTATCTCATGGTCCCCGCCTTGGCAGCCGACTGGAAGATGGCGCCGCTCACGTGATCGACCACGTTGCATGGTCGCGCCGCGATTTCATAACAGGACTTGGTGCGACGCTCGCTGGCACGTTTATGCTTGGTGGAACGCCTATTCGCGCAATGGCTGAATCCCCCTTGATCCGCGAATTACGCGCGCAGAATAGCAACCGGGTGCTGGTGCTGGTGCAGCTTGGGGGAGGCAATGATGGTTTGAATACCGTTGTCCCCTACGAAAATGATATCTACTACCAGGAACGGCCGAACATCGCAATTGACAAAACGACAGCACAAAGTTTTGCCGTAGGGCAAGACATGGGGTTACACCCGTCGCTGAATTATTTCAATGCGGCTTTCCAGGAGGGTAACATGGCCCTGCTTCAGAATGTGGGGTATCCTGATCCCAATCTCTCTCATTTCCGCTCTACCGATATCTGGCTGACAGGTAGCGACAGCGAGACGGTTGTGCAATCAGGATGGCTGGGCCGTTACCTCAACGGGGC
Encoded proteins:
- a CDS encoding sigma-70 family RNA polymerase sigma factor; the encoded protein is MSEAPKEITQLLSDIASGDTDALNAIMPLIYNDLHERAHRYLKNERGNHTLNTTALVHEAYLKLVGQQQVDWQNRGHFFGVASLVMRRILINYAKQHQAEKRGGGVAPQTFLEDFVIKEARSEHLLALDEALQQLERLNERQAKVVELRYFGGLTHEEVAEILSLSVPTVRRDWRFARAWLNRELKADAS
- a CDS encoding DUF1800 domain-containing protein, translated to MTKDISRILESGKAQLADRARTLPPAFQRQEPVRLAHAPWPGAPLNISAGLEPFESPLDAQTAGHLLRRTQFGAPIDQINGLIGTGASDAVDGIIAAALDTTATPFPEKPAWADEIPPFNGTQEEIDAFVANNIAWLYEFQDEWFALLMSVGLRERMTLFWHNHFATQYDDYFLAMHAYRYLKLMRENAFGNLKDFVRAVGKDPAMLEYLDGNTNRVGEPNENYGRELLELFTMSPKDSAGNDNYSQQDIVEAARALTGWIIDYINHVGVFNPSRFDDGEKTILGQTGNWGYDDVVDIIFQERGTETAYFICEKLYKEFVYAVPDPVIVDELAQDLLIANFEIEPVLTRLLKSAHFFDAAVIGAQLKSPIAMVTGMPVDVGQESTPEQLAFLRLAAIFLQQDLLNPPNVAGWPGYRTWISTTSLPIRLLLSDLILFGNNGEDLVDMTPIVAQLPGANSPNAAFELPVALASYLLPVPLDTLDIGTVTEVFGGDLVNFPIPEEVLNGPAYAIDLAKIFLAGVPWYEWDLSADIAPILLALYARFLTQRPEFQLA